From the Gemmatimonadota bacterium genome, the window TGCCCTGGTTCCGGGGGTTGTTTATCTGGAAATGGTACCCCAACGCGACCCGCATTACCGTGGACAGAATTGAGTTCAGCCCGCAAAACAAGGAAGCGGAACGGGTATTGCAACGATGGTACTCGGTCCCATGAAGCTACTCCGGTTGAACATCAGGCGCCTGCTCGCTCCATGACGCCGCCGGTCCACTTCGTAAATTCACGGTGATTTCAGAGATCTGGATGAATACATGCCAAAGTACTTTCGTTACCGTTCGCTCGACGATCTGCAACAGGATATCGACCGCCTCGGATTGAACGACGAGATCCGGCTGACCGAAAACCTCGATCCGCTCTGGCGCCCCGTCCGGTTCGGCGGACGCACCATCGGGAACTCCATGGCCGTGCACCCCATGGAAGGATGCGACGGCCACCTCGACGGTTCGCCCGATGAACTCGTATACCGTCGGTGGCGGCTTTTCGGCGAGGGTGGCGCAAAACTGATCTGGGGCGAAGCGACGGCCGTGCTGGAAGAAGCCCGGGCGAATACCCGCCAGCTCTGGCTGCACGACGGCAACGCCGCGTCCTTCGAAGCGTTGCTTGCGCAGACCCGCAAGGCCCACCGGGCCGTCCATGGCCGCGATGACGATCTCCTGGTCGGGCTGCAGCTGACCCATTCGGGCCGTTACAGTTACCGGAAACCCCTCATCGCCTTTCACGATCCCGCCGCCGATCCGGTCACCCTCGTGGACAAAAAACGGAAGATTCCCGTTACGCCGGAATATCCGGTGCTGACCGATGCCGATCTCGGCCGGGTGGAGGACGCCCTCGTCGACGCCGCGGTCCTCGCCTGGAAGCTGGGCTTCGACTTCGTCGACATCAAGCAGTGCCATCGATACCTGCTCTCCGAACTGCTGGCCGCACGGCTTCGGGACGGCGCCTACGGCGGCGGTCTCGAGAACAGGACCCGGCTGGTAAGGAACGTGATCGGCCGCATCCGGGAGGAGACGAAGGACGCGTTGCTGCTGGCCAGCCGGATGAACGTCTACGACGGGATACCCTATGCCACCGACCCCGACACCGGTGCGGGTACACCCCGGTCACCCTATCCCGTTCCCTTTCTCTCCGGTTTCGGCGTGGATGTGGATGATCCCCTGAAGGAGGATCTGTCGGAACCGGTCGCGGTTGCCGGTATGCTCAGGGACGCCGGGATTCAGATGATCAACGTCACCATGGGAAGCCCCTACTACAATCCCCACGTGGGCCGGCCGGCCGAAAGGTCGCCGGTAGACGGTTACGACGCCCCGGAACATCCCCTGTTCGGCGTCGCAAGGCATTTTCGCGTGGCCGCGGCGATCAGCCAGGCGCACCCGGACCTCAATGTCGTGGGAACCGGGTACAGCTGGCTGCAGAAATACATGGTCAATGCCGGCGCGGCCAACATCCGCGATAACCGGGTGACCATCATGGGATCCGGAAGAGGCGCGCTGGCCTATCCCGATTTCGCGAAGGACGTGGCCGAGCACGGCGAAATGATCCGCAAGAAGAGTTGTATCACCGTCAGCTACTGTACGGCCCTGATGCGCGGAAAGCACAACGAACTCGGCCAGTTCGCCGTGGGGTGCGTGCCCCGGGACAAGATCTACGCGGACATCTACAAGGAGATGCTGGATACGGCGCCTGAACCATAGAGACGGCGAATCCCCGGTCCGCCAGACGGTAACGCTCAGAGCGGCCGGCATCGGCCTCCTCCTGTCGGGCGTCATCGGGTTCGGCACGCAGTACCTGGCCGATCGCGGCGGGTACGATTTCATGCTGTTCGCCCACCTGCCGTCCGGCTTCCTGGTACCCTTCCTCGCCCTCGTTCTCCTCCCCAACCTGATCTGCCGCGCCTGCTGGCCGCTGCGCGCGTTGACCCGCACCGAACTGCTGACGGTCTTCGCCATGGGCTGGGCGGCGTCCATGATGCCCGACCTGGGCGTCACCCGGTACATGGTCTCCGCCATCGCGGCGCCCGCCTACTTCGCCTCGCCGGAAAACCGGTGGGATGAACTCATCCTGCCCCACCTGCCCCACTGGGTCTACCTGAGCGATTACGAATCGGCCCGGAGATTCTACGAGGGGCTGCAGCCGGGCCAGCAGATCCCCTGGTCGGTCTGGATGACCCCCGTCCTCTGGTGGCTGTGCCTCTTCGCCGCGCTCCTGCTGATCGGCGCCTGTATCGTGGTGATCTTCCGCCGGCAGTGGATGGAGTATGAACGCCTGCGCTTCCCCATGGCCGAGGCGGCCCTGCGGCTCACCGGGGTGTCGGAAGAGCACGCGGATCAAAATTCCCAGGGCCTGTTCCGCAACCGCCTCTTTCAGGCGGGTCTCCTGCTGACTTTTTCCGCCATGGCCTGGAACTGCGCGGCATACTGGGGCGCGCTGCCCATGCTGCCCATTCATCCGGGCGCGCGGGCCACCCTGGAAATCGCGCCCTACTTTCCCGGCATACCCCTGTACCTGAATCTCTACGCGCTTTCCTTCGCCTTCTTCGCGCCGGCGGAGATCCTTTTCAGCCTCTGGTTCTTCCAGCTGTTCGGCGTGCTGGAGCAGGGACTGCTCAGCCGGTTGGGGATGTTTTCGACGAGCGGCAGCGTAGTGCAGGGAGGACTGACCGGCATGCAGTACATGGGCGGCGTGATCGTCTTCGCGGCGTGGCTGGTCTGGACCGCGAGGCGGCACCTGGCTTCGGTGTGGCGCACGGCATGGCGGCCCGCCCGGGACGAGAGCGAGGAACAGGAGTTGTTCTCCTGCCGCTGGGCCTTATTCGGGCTCGTGGGCGGATCCACTTTCGCGGTACTGTGGTTGTATAACGCCGGGCTCTCCATACCCGTGGGCATCCTCTTTCTCGTCGTCATGTTCACCTTCTACCTGGTGCTGGCCCGGGTGGTCGCCGAATCGGGGCTGGTCATGGCGGAACTCACGGTGAAGCCCAACTACTTCACGGTCGGCATGATCGGAACGGCGTCCCTGTCCATGCGCGACATCAACGTGCTCGGCATGGCCAACGGATTCGCGCGAAACTGGCGCACCTTCACCATGGTCGGATTCTCCCACATCGCCTGGCTGAAGAGCCGGATGGAAGGGCGTGGACGCGGGTTGTTCGGCTGGGTCTGCGCCGCGATCGGCATCAGCGCCGTCCTTTCGGTCGTCTCCCTGGTCCACTCAGCCCACACGGTGGGCGCCAACAACCTGTACACCCAGCCCGGCGGCCTGGGCACTTTCTTCTTCGGACGTACCATCGTCTGGGCGACGAATGCATCGCAGATCGGCGGCCTGGAAGCGCTGTTTCTCCTGTCCGGCATGTTGATCAACGGCCTGGTCATTGCCGGCCGGGCCTGGTTCACCTGGTGGCCTTTTCACCCGGTCGGCATGGCCATCGGGGACGTGGGCGGCGTGGTCCGCAACGCCTTTCTGCCGATTTTCCTCGCCTGGCTTCTGCAGATCGTGCTGATTCGGATCGGCGGCGTCCGGATGTATCGCGCCGCCCAGCCGTTTTTCACAGGCGTAATCCTCGGTTTTCTCATGGGTGTTGCCCTGTCCCTGGTGGTCGACGCGGTCTTCTTCCCGGGCACGCCCCACCGGACGGAGTGGTACTAACGCGCCGACACGTTCGCGGCGCGCACAGAATGAAAGGAGGGCGAATGAGCGAGATGGTTTCAGTCGGCGTGTCCGAAGTCGATGTAACTCCCGACTATCCGGTGCGCCTGAGCGGTTACGGCGCACGCAGGGAAGAAACGGCGAAAACCAAGTCACCCCTGTACGCCCGCGCCCTGGCAATCGGCGCGGAGCGGCCGGTTCTGCTGCTGGCCCTGGACAACTGCGGCGTGACCGCATCCATGACGGAGTCCGTCGCGCGGGAACTGCGCAGGCAGGCGGGGATTGACCGGGAACGCATCGTCCTGTGCTATACCCACACCCACAACGCGCCCATGCTGTCCGGCGCGGCTCCCATGCTGTTCAGCACGGATATTCCGGCCGCGCATCAGCGGCATATCGACCGCTACGCGGAAGAGGTGATGGAACGGCTCGTGGAGGTGGGACTGCGTGCGTTGTCGAACCGGAGACCGTCCCGGTTGAGTTACAGCGAGGGACACGCCGGGTTCGCGGTGAACCGTCGCGCGCAGATCGGCCCCGTGGATCACGTGATGCCCATGATACGGGTCGATGACCGGGACGGAAACCTGCGGGCCGTGTGGGTCAGCTATGCCTGCCACTGCACGACCTTCGGTCCCGCGGACAACTTCATGTGCGGCGACTGGGCGGGCTTCGCGGCCGACCGGATCAGCCAGAGCCAACCGGGCGCCGTTGCCCTGGTCACCATCGGGTGCGCCGCCAACGCGAATCCCTTTCCCCGCACGGGACTTTCCCTTGCCCGGCGGCACGGTGGAGATATCGCCTGGGAAGTGGACCGCCTGCTCGGCATCCCGGGCCGCCCCCTTTCGGATCGGATCCGCTGCCGTCTGGTCCACGCCTCGCTTCCTTACGACACTATCCCGTCGCGCGAGGCATGGATGGCCAAGGCGGAGGAACGAGGCGCCGAGGGATACCACGCCCGGAAGTGGATCGCCCGCATGGATAACGGCGAAGCAATCCCGGAAACGCTGAGCTACCCCGTCCAGGGCTGGTCGTTCGGCGATGAACTCGCCATCGTCTTCCTGGCGGGGGAGGTTGTCGCGGACTATGCCTTCAGGCTGCGGCGAATATACGACACCGCGAAGCTCTGGGTGGGCGCGTACGCCAACGACTTTCCAGGCTACATACCCTCCCGGCGGATCTGGAAGGAGGGAGGGTACGAAGCCGGCGACGCCACGGTGTATTTCGGACTACCCAATCGGTTCGCGGACGAAGTGGAAGAACGCGTCGTCGAGGCCGTGCAGCGGGTGATTCCGGAAACGTTCAGGCGGCCGCGCACGAACGGCGACTGACGCCTGAACGCTCCAGTCCCGGCTCTGGCTGGCCCATACGGCTCCGCGACCCCTCCTAGATGCCCTTGGGCGCTCTTGCCACGGCGTCCTCCCGCCGGGCCAATTCCTCGTGCTTCTTCGCGAAAGCAGCGCTGTGGTCGTCCTCAATCACCTCGAGATGGACCCCCGTCTCGAACCCCGGCAGGTTCCCCTTATAGAATTCGGGCTGATAGATGCTCTCGTCGGTGAATTCCCAGACGCGCTGCTTTCCCGCAAGACCGGGCCAGACGACGCGCAGGATACGCTTCTTGCTTCGGTAGCGCTGGACCGCCGTGGGCTCATCATCGTCGACGGCGTAGGTCTCGATGGCCTTCTCGTCGACCTCCACGCCGAGGCCGGGCTTGTCCGGCACCTCCATGTACCCGTCCACGACCTCGATGCGTTCGGTCAGCAGGTCGGTCTGCCAGAGTTCGTGGCAGGTGATGTAGGGCAGCTGGGCGTGGGACAGCACCGATCCGATATGGGCGGCGAAAGTGGTCGTCAACCCGGCCTGCCGCATCGTCCCCGAGGCGCCGCCGCCGATCACGAATCCGTCGCTGACCTCCGTCTGCCACACGTCGTCGCCGAAGTGCTCCACGATGGGCTTCTGAATGCGCTCCCGGAGCATCTGCGCGCCTTTGAGGTCTTTCCGCAGGTAGAAGGGGCTCTCGTACATGCCGACATTGACGCGTTGGTCGAGTTGCGACAGGATCTGTTCCGCTTTCGCCTGGGTGAGGAGGAACCCGTTGAAGTCCACGTCGAACCGGTAGTCGGCCGGGACGACTTCGCTCACTGCGTCGATCTGGGCGATGATGTCGCGCCATGGCCGCGCCTTCATCTTGAAGGACGTGTAGCCGCGCCGAAGGGACTCTTCCGCCTCTTTGACCCAGTCTTCGGGCGCCATGTCGATGTCCCACCAGGAAAGGGGGCAGCGGTCCCGCAGCTTGTTGCCGAGCAGGGCGTGCACGGGCACGCCGGCATCCTTCCCGCACAGGTCGAATGCGGCGATCTGCGGTCCGAAACCGATATCGTCGTCCCACATGATGGTCCACGGATCCCTGCCGACCAGGCCGGCGGTTTCCGAGGGGCCATGGCCGTCGGTAATGCTGACCAGGCCGTTGTCGGTCTCCAGCCGGTACACCCAGACGCGCTCGTTATGGGTGTTCGCCCGGGCCATGGCGTGATCGACGTGCGGGGCGTAGAACGGCACGTTCAGGGCCGTTCGTTCGGCGTGCGTGATCTTCATGGAATCCTCCTGGGATGATATGGGACGGTATGGTATGGACAGGCGTGGAGGTATATTACTAAGGCCGGTGCTGAAAAATGCAATCCATTTATAAACACTGGCCTTGCCTCGGTTTTTCGATCTGGTTATAATCCAATCAGGACGATTCCTGATCGCTTGCCAGAAAAAACAGAGGACATCTTGAAACTCGAAAGTCGGGTCGCTATCGTCACGGGCGGCAGTTCCGGAATTGGCCGGGGTATATCCATTGAGTTGGCCAGGGAAGGCGCCCGCGTCGTGGTCTGCGATATCGTCGAACGGCCCAGGCCAGGCAAGTTCCACGATCAGGACGTGACGACGCCTACCGTGGATGAGCTGAACGCGATGGGTTCGGAAGGACTCTTCGTACAGGCCG encodes:
- a CDS encoding NADH:flavin oxidoreductase; this translates as MPKYFRYRSLDDLQQDIDRLGLNDEIRLTENLDPLWRPVRFGGRTIGNSMAVHPMEGCDGHLDGSPDELVYRRWRLFGEGGAKLIWGEATAVLEEARANTRQLWLHDGNAASFEALLAQTRKAHRAVHGRDDDLLVGLQLTHSGRYSYRKPLIAFHDPAADPVTLVDKKRKIPVTPEYPVLTDADLGRVEDALVDAAVLAWKLGFDFVDIKQCHRYLLSELLAARLRDGAYGGGLENRTRLVRNVIGRIREETKDALLLASRMNVYDGIPYATDPDTGAGTPRSPYPVPFLSGFGVDVDDPLKEDLSEPVAVAGMLRDAGIQMINVTMGSPYYNPHVGRPAERSPVDGYDAPEHPLFGVARHFRVAAAISQAHPDLNVVGTGYSWLQKYMVNAGAANIRDNRVTIMGSGRGALAYPDFAKDVAEHGEMIRKKSCITVSYCTALMRGKHNELGQFAVGCVPRDKIYADIYKEMLDTAPEP
- a CDS encoding neutral/alkaline non-lysosomal ceramidase N-terminal domain-containing protein; translated protein: MSEMVSVGVSEVDVTPDYPVRLSGYGARREETAKTKSPLYARALAIGAERPVLLLALDNCGVTASMTESVARELRRQAGIDRERIVLCYTHTHNAPMLSGAAPMLFSTDIPAAHQRHIDRYAEEVMERLVEVGLRALSNRRPSRLSYSEGHAGFAVNRRAQIGPVDHVMPMIRVDDRDGNLRAVWVSYACHCTTFGPADNFMCGDWAGFAADRISQSQPGAVALVTIGCAANANPFPRTGLSLARRHGGDIAWEVDRLLGIPGRPLSDRIRCRLVHASLPYDTIPSREAWMAKAEERGAEGYHARKWIARMDNGEAIPETLSYPVQGWSFGDELAIVFLAGEVVADYAFRLRRIYDTAKLWVGAYANDFPGYIPSRRIWKEGGYEAGDATVYFGLPNRFADEVEERVVEAVQRVIPETFRRPRTNGD